The genomic segment TATAAGCAGTTTCCCTTGGAGTGGAAGTTGTTGATACACTTGTTCCCATAAGTGCGAACGCTCCGCTAGATGATGAATAACCTCTTTAAAAAGCATTTTTGTGTAGGAGAGATGATGCGCGATGAAACCCTCGGCATCGGTGCAGATAGCTTCGATTCCATCTAAAAGAGATGCTTCACAACACATTTTTGGAGATGGCTCAACGCAATACGCTTTTGTTAAACCTGCTTCTTGTGCTAAACGTTGTGTAAATGTCCCTGTCCCTCCACCAATATCCACAAGAGTATCATTAGAATTCAGCTCAAGTGTATAATGAATATACTGATTAACAAAATCTTTGTATTCAGAAGAGAATTGCCATAAGTCATTAAATTTTTCAGCAAGTGAATCATAATGATTAGTGTGTTT from the Sulfuricurvum sp. genome contains:
- a CDS encoding class I SAM-dependent methyltransferase, producing MKHTNHYDSLAEKFNDLWQFSSEYKDFVNQYIHYTLELNSNDTLVDIGGGTGTFTQRLAQEAGLTKAYCVEPSPKMCCEASLLDGIEAICTDAEGFIAHHLSYTKMLFKEVIHHLAERSHLWEQVYQQLPLQGKLLIITRPQEVEFPFWQKAKDAFKSHQPPFSLLQKELEHAGFRVNILSDAHTFQLSKEDWFTMLRYRFMSDLSDFSDEEIDEGIKEIDLLYSDAYLEIKDYLLFITATK